A stretch of the bacterium genome encodes the following:
- the sppA gene encoding signal peptide peptidase SppA: protein MFKKLKDGINKIKYTVFKDKRIALIKLEGIILDSGYLSSSSKIIESLKNVKTLGIKTIVLRINSPGGTVGASQEIYTEIKKLQKDGTKVVVSLGDVAASGGLYVAVAGDKIVSNPGTVTGSIGVIIKSSVIKDLYKKIGIEHQIVKSGPYKDILSQTRFFTEEEKTILQELIDVTYNQFVKTISENRNIDIEEVKKFADGRIFTGAQAKEYGIVDSIGSQSDAIDLAAELAEIKGEPVVVEITSKKSLLQKISGANVSAILEKAGINSVHSRIPLWIMPEN from the coding sequence ATGTTTAAAAAACTAAAAGACGGCATAAATAAAATTAAATATACTGTATTCAAAGACAAAAGAATTGCCCTGATTAAACTGGAAGGAATTATTTTGGATTCGGGTTACTTATCCAGCTCCTCAAAAATAATAGAATCTCTGAAAAATGTTAAAACTCTGGGCATAAAAACAATTGTGCTTCGAATTAACAGCCCTGGTGGGACTGTCGGTGCCTCTCAGGAAATTTACACAGAAATAAAAAAACTTCAGAAAGACGGCACAAAAGTTGTTGTTTCTCTTGGCGATGTGGCAGCAAGCGGAGGCTTGTATGTTGCTGTTGCGGGAGACAAAATTGTAAGCAATCCGGGAACAGTTACAGGCTCAATAGGTGTAATTATAAAATCAAGCGTAATCAAGGATTTATATAAAAAAATAGGAATAGAACATCAAATAGTCAAGTCAGGTCCATATAAAGATATTCTTTCCCAGACAAGATTCTTTACTGAAGAAGAAAAAACAATTCTTCAAGAACTTATAGACGTTACTTATAACCAATTTGTAAAAACCATTTCTGAAAACAGAAACATAGACATAGAAGAAGTCAAAAAATTTGCTGACGGAAGAATATTTACGGGCGCTCAAGCTAAAGAGTACGGTATTGTTGACAGCATAGGTTCGCAATCCGATGCAATTGACCTTGCCGCAGAACTTGCAGAAATCAAAGGCGAGCCGGTAGTAGTTGAAATCACTTCCAAAAAGAGCCTTCTGCAAAAAATTTCAGGCGCAAACGTATCAGCAATCCTTGAAAAAGCCGGAATCAATTCCGTCCATTCCAGAATTCCTCTATGGATTATGCCTGAAAATTAA